From a single Vibrio tubiashii genomic region:
- a CDS encoding PAAR domain-containing protein: MTLAARLTDMHVCPMQTPAVPPIPHVGGPITGPGVPTVLIGSMPAATLGDMCVCVGPPDSIIKGSATVLIMNKPAARMGDTTAHGGTIVLGMPTVMIGG; the protein is encoded by the coding sequence ATGACCTTAGCAGCCCGCTTAACAGACATGCATGTATGTCCGATGCAAACCCCTGCTGTGCCACCAATTCCACATGTAGGTGGTCCTATAACTGGTCCTGGTGTACCCACTGTACTCATCGGTAGTATGCCAGCAGCCACACTAGGCGATATGTGTGTATGTGTTGGCCCTCCCGATTCCATCATTAAAGGCAGCGCAACCGTACTAATAATGAACAAACCCGCCGCTCGAATGGGGGATACGACTGCACATGGTGGCACTATTGTATTAGGTATGCCCACAGTCATGATAGGTGGTTAA
- a CDS encoding DUF6931 family protein, giving the protein MSYKKIPYQTCGQILPRFTASDEAKELLDEELSVEQTIQLLQENQLNNDLVQFLAHALPVREAIWWASLCIQLRNDVWNATQAQCIQTAQQWVQAPAEDLRRKAELLSNRLELNCGPSWLAQAIFWNGSGSIVAPDLPAVLPDPFLYAKAVAGSINHAAALPNWQDSEKYYTQSVSYALDIANGGNGGKG; this is encoded by the coding sequence ATGAGTTATAAAAAAATCCCTTACCAGACTTGCGGGCAAATCCTGCCTCGATTTACGGCTTCAGACGAAGCGAAAGAGTTACTTGACGAAGAGTTGTCCGTAGAACAAACGATTCAGTTACTTCAAGAGAACCAACTCAATAATGACCTTGTGCAGTTTCTCGCCCATGCTCTACCCGTCCGTGAAGCGATTTGGTGGGCAAGTCTTTGTATACAGCTTCGCAATGACGTTTGGAACGCAACTCAAGCACAATGTATTCAAACGGCACAACAGTGGGTACAAGCTCCAGCAGAAGACCTTCGACGCAAAGCAGAACTACTGTCTAACAGACTCGAATTAAACTGTGGACCTTCATGGTTAGCACAAGCAATATTTTGGAATGGGTCCGGCAGTATAGTGGCACCAGATCTGCCAGCAGTACTCCCAGACCCATTTCTTTATGCCAAGGCTGTTGCAGGCTCAATTAATCACGCTGCTGCCCTGCCTAACTGGCAAGATTCTGAAAAGTACTATACTCAATCAGTGAGCTATGCGCTTGATATCGCTAACGGCGGCAATGGAGGAAAAGGATGA
- a CDS encoding type VI secretion system Vgr family protein, whose product MAEKYSASASPISAKDYKGQEHKVSQFSAAQTLSESFEVSATLVSSNFDVQSQLGQLLTINRYSNIAGSATLTRSFNGIITRIESLGMDSNLQYVLYQVTLKPWLELLKHTHAFRVYQNQSTKDIVSDIFDNAGFKGCYKIAKMPTTKREYCLQYNESDFDFVTRLLAEEGVHYYFTHSDKEHTLVLQDAQSPFDKADNAKFDMVETPTGSLPLLESWSPAVAFHGASVELTAYDYSQTKLVTSKAQKSSNTIANNTKLTNVHYPPLGVSGDKTDLASNLAKRRAEHLAQDYQTIVATAKHDLFDIATWFSLSSHLDKSQLSDYSIISIKTHYSEDVVCDTEIKAVPKTTSYYPNPVDKQRVHGLQSATVAGSTAGEINQDDQGRVRIQFHWDIEASGDKTSCYVRVAQMMAGSGYGAQFIPRVGQEVLVAFIDGDPDQPIITGSVYNSKNAPPYKEANSTKSGIKTKLTGQSNELYFDDKKDNELIYLHAAKDITQEVENNHTETVKGELTQKVTKQMAISTEDNYSLTVTKAMSEKAKSITIEADDSIDIKVGSSKISISSSSISIEATNIDIKASSGLNLQGTNVTSKATSANKVSGTTTALEATSSNSIKGLSVAIKADTTLSAEGSLSAEFKSGLKATFNGGVMGEVKGAIVKVN is encoded by the coding sequence ATGGCTGAAAAATATTCGGCGTCGGCGAGCCCTATTTCTGCGAAGGATTACAAAGGGCAGGAACACAAGGTCAGTCAGTTTTCTGCGGCTCAAACTCTCTCTGAGTCTTTCGAGGTTTCCGCTACCCTTGTCTCTAGTAACTTCGACGTCCAAAGCCAATTAGGGCAACTTCTCACGATTAACCGATATTCAAACATAGCAGGTAGCGCGACCCTAACCCGTTCTTTCAATGGCATTATCACGCGTATTGAAAGCTTAGGGATGGACAGCAACCTACAATACGTTTTGTACCAAGTCACTTTAAAGCCGTGGTTAGAGCTTCTCAAACATACTCACGCTTTTCGGGTCTACCAAAACCAATCAACCAAGGACATTGTTAGCGATATTTTTGATAATGCGGGTTTCAAGGGCTGCTACAAAATAGCCAAAATGCCGACGACCAAGCGCGAGTACTGTCTGCAATACAACGAGTCCGATTTTGACTTTGTCACGCGCTTGCTTGCAGAAGAAGGGGTTCATTACTATTTCACCCATTCTGATAAAGAGCACACACTTGTACTGCAAGATGCGCAATCGCCTTTCGATAAAGCTGACAATGCAAAATTTGATATGGTGGAAACACCAACAGGATCTTTACCTTTATTAGAGTCTTGGTCACCAGCCGTCGCATTTCACGGCGCAAGTGTAGAGCTCACCGCTTACGACTACAGCCAAACAAAATTGGTAACGAGCAAGGCGCAAAAGAGCAGCAACACCATCGCAAACAATACCAAACTGACTAATGTCCACTACCCACCTTTGGGTGTTTCGGGAGATAAAACCGATCTGGCCAGTAATCTTGCCAAGCGACGCGCTGAGCATCTAGCACAAGATTACCAAACCATTGTCGCAACTGCTAAACATGACTTATTTGATATCGCGACATGGTTCTCCCTCTCTAGTCATCTAGACAAGTCGCAGCTATCCGATTATTCGATTATTTCGATCAAGACGCACTACTCTGAAGATGTGGTGTGTGACACCGAAATAAAAGCAGTACCTAAAACAACCTCTTACTATCCAAATCCGGTCGACAAACAAAGAGTTCACGGACTACAAAGTGCCACTGTGGCAGGCTCAACAGCAGGTGAAATCAATCAAGATGACCAAGGGCGAGTTAGGATCCAGTTCCACTGGGACATAGAGGCGAGTGGTGACAAAACCAGTTGCTATGTGCGCGTGGCTCAAATGATGGCAGGAAGCGGCTATGGTGCCCAGTTCATTCCTCGTGTAGGTCAAGAAGTTCTGGTGGCGTTCATTGATGGTGATCCTGACCAACCCATCATTACTGGCAGTGTCTACAACAGTAAAAATGCACCACCGTACAAGGAAGCTAATTCTACTAAGAGTGGTATAAAGACCAAGCTTACCGGGCAATCCAATGAACTCTATTTTGATGATAAAAAAGATAATGAGTTGATTTACCTACACGCAGCGAAGGACATCACTCAAGAAGTAGAGAACAACCATACGGAAACGGTTAAAGGTGAATTGACGCAAAAAGTGACCAAGCAAATGGCTATCTCTACAGAAGATAATTACAGCTTGACAGTCACTAAAGCGATGTCTGAAAAAGCGAAGTCCATCACTATCGAGGCTGACGATAGCATCGACATCAAAGTGGGTTCGAGCAAAATTTCGATTTCATCTTCTTCGATATCTATTGAAGCAACCAATATTGATATAAAAGCCAGCAGCGGCTTGAACCTACAAGGCACCAATGTGACCAGTAAAGCAACTTCTGCGAACAAAGTGTCTGGTACAACAACGGCTTTAGAAGCGACCAGTTCAAATTCAATCAAAGGCTTGAGCGTAGCGATAAAAGCGGACACAACGCTTTCAGCTGAAGGATCATTAAGTGCAGAGTTTAAATCCGGACTTAAAGCAACATTTAATGGTGGTGTGATGGGTGAAGTGAAAGGCGCTATCGTTAAGGTAAACTAA
- a CDS encoding M28 family metallopeptidase, which translates to MQVSITTTKTMLATLISSTLLSGCYWDDPEKAAKYVSSKIDREEVVEHLEELEARASKTTDGASVTRAAGTEGYAQSLNYIVDTMRAHNYDVAIQEFDFRAWEELSGTTLNVNETELVGVRNASEGVEPDFAAMSYSGNSNGLLSADAVFITPDFRFDAPDYDSTDGCESSDFAGKNVADKVAVIQRGGCSFNTKVVNAQNAGAKGVIVFNQGNAEGRTAVVNGTLGSDSTATIPALGARYALGKQWYELSQTAAVPIALNINVRDEEVLTQNIIAETKGGNANEVVMLGAHLDSVPEGPGINDNGSGTAGLLEYAVTLANLKAPVKNKVRFAWWAAEEAGLVGSEYYTNELFAPLRNQAQQEILKELGLDDPSQLTPEQLDLVDARYYELNKVKLYLNFDMIGSPNYIFGVMDGDLSDTKDSPDNAYTGDFQPPYGTSHIESVFNKFFTEKSESTVPQALSKRSDYAGFADWGIAFGGLFTGAEKVKSAQEVEKFGGEIDVAYDKCYHQACDDLNNVSQEALYVNTQSLAYVTTFYAFSEPVFPEQQPQAQQVLRSLSSESAPTSKLRVGQKLKATDSVSDHDHFHGDFDQDRE; encoded by the coding sequence ATGCAAGTAAGCATCACAACAACAAAAACTATGCTCGCTACCTTAATCAGCTCAACGCTACTATCAGGATGTTACTGGGATGATCCCGAAAAGGCAGCGAAGTACGTCAGTAGCAAAATTGATCGCGAAGAAGTCGTAGAACACTTGGAAGAGCTTGAAGCACGCGCCTCGAAAACAACTGATGGAGCATCCGTTACTCGAGCGGCTGGTACGGAAGGCTATGCACAGTCTCTCAACTATATTGTTGATACCATGCGCGCCCATAACTACGATGTGGCAATACAAGAGTTTGATTTTCGTGCATGGGAAGAGCTTTCGGGTACAACCCTAAATGTAAATGAAACAGAGCTAGTCGGTGTGCGCAATGCCAGTGAAGGCGTAGAGCCGGACTTTGCCGCCATGTCCTACTCTGGTAACTCAAACGGTTTACTTTCCGCAGATGCCGTTTTCATTACTCCTGATTTTAGATTCGATGCGCCTGATTATGACAGTACAGACGGCTGTGAGTCTTCCGACTTTGCTGGCAAAAATGTGGCGGACAAAGTTGCTGTCATCCAACGCGGCGGATGTAGTTTCAATACCAAAGTCGTCAACGCTCAAAACGCTGGAGCTAAAGGTGTTATTGTCTTCAACCAAGGTAACGCTGAAGGCCGTACAGCGGTCGTAAATGGTACATTAGGTAGCGACAGTACTGCCACTATTCCGGCTCTCGGTGCTCGTTACGCTCTTGGTAAGCAATGGTATGAGCTGAGCCAAACCGCTGCAGTGCCTATCGCGTTGAATATTAACGTCCGAGATGAAGAGGTACTCACCCAAAACATCATTGCTGAAACCAAAGGCGGTAATGCTAATGAGGTTGTCATGCTTGGCGCACACTTGGACTCTGTTCCAGAAGGTCCTGGAATCAATGACAACGGTTCAGGTACGGCAGGTCTACTCGAATATGCGGTAACCCTTGCGAATTTGAAAGCACCGGTTAAGAACAAGGTGCGTTTTGCTTGGTGGGCAGCTGAAGAAGCAGGTCTAGTCGGCTCTGAGTACTACACCAACGAGCTCTTCGCGCCACTGCGTAATCAAGCACAGCAGGAAATCCTAAAAGAACTAGGCTTGGATGACCCTAGCCAGCTAACGCCTGAACAGCTAGATCTAGTCGATGCTCGATACTATGAGTTAAACAAGGTTAAGCTCTACCTAAACTTCGATATGATTGGCTCACCTAACTACATCTTTGGCGTTATGGATGGAGACTTATCAGATACGAAAGACAGCCCAGATAACGCTTACACAGGTGATTTCCAACCGCCATATGGCACATCACATATCGAGTCTGTGTTTAACAAGTTCTTTACTGAAAAATCAGAGTCTACCGTTCCACAAGCTTTATCTAAACGTTCGGATTATGCTGGTTTTGCCGATTGGGGCATCGCTTTTGGTGGCTTGTTCACTGGTGCAGAGAAAGTGAAGTCCGCGCAGGAAGTCGAAAAGTTTGGTGGCGAAATTGATGTCGCTTATGACAAATGCTACCACCAAGCCTGTGATGACCTAAACAACGTGAGCCAAGAAGCATTATACGTCAACACTCAATCACTTGCCTACGTCACGACTTTCTATGCCTTCAGTGAGCCTGTCTTCCCAGAGCAACAACCGCAAGCACAACAAGTGCTTCGCTCTTTAAGCAGCGAATCTGCTCCAACTAGCAAGCTTCGTGTAGGTCAGAAGCTTAAAGCTACAGATAGTGTTTCTGATCATGATCACTTCCATGGTGACTTCGACCAAGACCGCGAGTAA
- a CDS encoding GntR family transcriptional regulator yields MNVELKTRLKEGVSEKENTKSESLTELLVEAIVGGEIAPGSKISEPELAKKYQVSRGPLREAIMRVEGLGLIERIPHVGARVITFSPEKLIELYAVREALEGMAARLAARHITAEEIVGLEAVLSTHSNHIDEVEGASYFHQHGDFDFHYRIILASRNSKLISLLCDELYHLLRMYRYQSPRAQSRPVEALDEHKYILQAIKNRDEELAEMLMRRHISGSRTLIEQQILRD; encoded by the coding sequence ATGAATGTTGAACTTAAAACTCGACTAAAAGAAGGCGTATCTGAAAAAGAAAACACCAAATCAGAGAGCTTAACTGAATTATTGGTAGAGGCCATTGTTGGTGGAGAGATTGCCCCAGGCAGCAAAATATCTGAGCCAGAATTAGCTAAGAAGTATCAAGTAAGTCGAGGCCCTCTGCGTGAAGCGATAATGCGAGTTGAAGGATTAGGCCTAATCGAGCGTATCCCTCATGTCGGTGCCCGAGTGATTACTTTCTCGCCTGAAAAGCTAATAGAGCTATATGCGGTTAGAGAGGCATTAGAAGGTATGGCCGCGCGACTTGCGGCTCGGCATATCACCGCAGAAGAGATTGTTGGTTTAGAAGCAGTATTGTCGACACATTCAAATCACATTGACGAAGTCGAGGGTGCTTCGTACTTCCATCAGCACGGTGATTTCGATTTTCACTATCGTATTATTCTCGCTAGTCGCAACAGTAAGCTTATTTCATTGCTGTGTGATGAGCTTTATCACTTGTTGAGAATGTATCGATATCAATCGCCTAGAGCTCAGTCGAGACCCGTTGAAGCGCTCGATGAGCATAAATATATCTTACAAGCTATCAAGAATAGAGACGAAGAGTTAGCCGAGATGCTGATGAGACGCCATATTTCGGGTAGCCGGACATTAATCGAACAACAAATCCTTAGGGACTAA
- the prpB gene encoding methylisocitrate lyase: protein MSLSQGAKFRLAVEQNDPLQIVGTINPYCAMMAKNLGHQAIYLSGGGIANASYGLPDLGITTLNDVLVDVERITNACDLPLLVDIDTGFGGAFNIARTIKAMEKAGAGAVHMEDQVAQKRCGHRPNKAIVSQQEMVDRVKAAVDARNDDSFVVMARTDALAVEGIDSAIERAIACVEAGADMIFPEAMNKLEQYVQFSEALESATGKHVPILANITEFGQTPLYGCEELAKSKVDMVLYPLSAFRAMNKAAEMVYKHLLEVGNQEALTESMQTRKELYAHLKYHDYEDKLDQLFSEGK, encoded by the coding sequence ATGAGTTTATCTCAAGGAGCGAAATTTAGACTTGCCGTTGAGCAAAACGATCCACTGCAGATAGTGGGTACCATTAATCCATACTGCGCCATGATGGCAAAAAATCTGGGGCACCAAGCTATTTACTTATCAGGTGGTGGTATCGCTAATGCCTCTTATGGCTTACCCGATTTGGGCATTACCACACTTAATGACGTTTTGGTTGATGTTGAGCGAATCACCAATGCGTGTGATTTACCACTGCTGGTTGATATTGATACGGGGTTTGGCGGTGCATTTAATATCGCGCGAACCATCAAGGCAATGGAGAAAGCGGGTGCAGGCGCGGTACACATGGAAGATCAGGTAGCCCAGAAACGTTGTGGTCATCGCCCAAATAAAGCCATTGTTAGCCAACAAGAGATGGTCGATCGCGTTAAAGCCGCGGTGGATGCGCGTAACGATGACAGCTTCGTGGTGATGGCTCGTACGGATGCTCTGGCGGTTGAAGGGATCGATAGTGCTATTGAACGTGCGATTGCTTGCGTTGAAGCGGGCGCTGACATGATTTTCCCAGAAGCGATGAACAAGCTAGAGCAGTATGTTCAGTTCTCTGAAGCGCTAGAGAGTGCAACAGGGAAACATGTGCCTATACTGGCGAATATTACTGAGTTTGGTCAGACGCCGCTGTACGGCTGTGAAGAGCTTGCTAAGTCCAAAGTTGACATGGTGCTGTATCCACTCAGTGCGTTCCGTGCAATGAACAAAGCAGCAGAGATGGTCTACAAGCATCTGTTAGAAGTGGGTAACCAAGAAGCGCTGACAGAATCGATGCAAACTCGTAAAGAGCTCTATGCGCACCTCAAATATCATGATTATGAAGACAAGCTTGATCAGCTGTTTTCAGAAGGAAAATAG
- the prpC gene encoding bifunctional 2-methylcitrate synthase/citrate synthase encodes MPLSSKKNEELGGAGLRGQSAGSTALCTVGKTGTGLTYRGYDITDLANNAQFEEVAHLLLRGHLPNQKELDEYKTRLISLRGLPSELKQALELVPASAHPMDVMRTGCSVLGNLEQEMSFEEQLDATERMLALFPAIICYWYRFSHDGVRIDTDDQSETCIGGYFLKMLTDKAPTEIHKQVMHCSLILYAEHEFNASTFAARVCASTLSDLHSCITAAIGTLRGPLHGGANEAAMEMIQDWQTPDEAEANIMQMLANKDKIMGFGHAIYRESDPRNALIKRWSKELSDAVGDTHLYAVSERVEAVMKREKGLFCNADFFHASAYHFMDIPTKLFTPIFVMSRLTGWAAHVYEQRANNRIIRPSADYTGPDHQDWVPIEKR; translated from the coding sequence ATGCCTCTATCATCGAAAAAGAATGAAGAGTTAGGTGGCGCAGGTCTACGCGGCCAAAGCGCTGGTAGCACCGCTTTGTGTACTGTCGGTAAAACGGGGACAGGTCTGACATATCGTGGTTACGATATTACTGACTTGGCGAACAATGCTCAATTTGAAGAAGTTGCCCACTTGCTGTTACGTGGTCACTTACCCAATCAAAAAGAGTTAGATGAATACAAGACGCGTCTGATTAGCTTGCGAGGTCTACCGAGTGAACTTAAGCAAGCGTTAGAGCTTGTTCCTGCCTCGGCGCACCCAATGGATGTGATGCGAACGGGTTGCTCGGTATTGGGTAATCTAGAGCAAGAGATGAGCTTTGAAGAGCAGTTAGACGCGACAGAAAGAATGCTCGCTCTATTTCCTGCCATCATTTGTTATTGGTACCGCTTTAGCCATGATGGTGTGCGCATTGATACAGACGATCAATCCGAAACCTGTATTGGTGGCTACTTTCTAAAAATGCTCACCGACAAAGCGCCAACTGAGATTCACAAGCAGGTCATGCACTGTTCACTGATTCTATACGCAGAGCACGAGTTCAATGCGTCTACCTTTGCAGCACGCGTATGTGCTTCGACGCTTTCCGATCTTCATTCTTGTATTACTGCAGCGATCGGTACGCTTCGTGGCCCTTTACATGGTGGTGCAAACGAAGCCGCGATGGAGATGATTCAAGACTGGCAAACACCAGATGAAGCGGAAGCAAACATCATGCAGATGCTAGCCAACAAAGACAAAATTATGGGCTTTGGTCATGCTATCTATCGTGAGAGTGACCCTCGTAATGCGCTGATTAAGCGTTGGTCAAAAGAGCTTTCAGACGCAGTGGGAGATACTCATTTGTACGCGGTTTCTGAACGTGTTGAAGCAGTAATGAAGCGAGAGAAAGGCTTGTTCTGTAACGCAGACTTTTTCCATGCCTCTGCTTATCACTTTATGGATATTCCAACCAAGTTGTTTACGCCGATCTTTGTCATGAGTCGTCTAACTGGTTGGGCAGCTCATGTTTACGAGCAACGCGCGAATAACCGAATCATTCGACCAAGTGCAGATTATACAGGTCCTGATCATCAAGATTGGGTTCCAATCGAAAAACGATAG
- the acnD gene encoding Fe/S-dependent 2-methylisocitrate dehydratase AcnD: MSMNTLYRKSLPGSHLDYFDAREAVNTLSPGAYEKLPYTSRILAEQLVRRCDPNTLTQSLEQIIERKRDLDFPWYPARVVCHDILGQTALVDLAGLRDAIAQQGGDPAKVNPVVETQLIVDHSLAVEHAGFDPDAFDKNRAIEERRNEDRFHFIEWCKTAFENVSVIPAGNGIMHQINLEKMSPVVQAKQGIAYPDTCVGTDSHTPHVDALGVIAIGVGGLEAETVMLGRPSMMRLPDIVGVKLTGKRQPGITATDIVLAITEFLRNERVVSSYLEFFGEGAKDLTIGDRATISNMTPEYGATAGMFYIDEQTINYLKLTGRDEQQVELVENYAKRTGLWADDLETAEYERVLEFDLSKVSRNMAGPSNPHRRLPTSELAERGIAKEIEAETSEGQLPDGAVIIAAITSCTNTSNPRNVVAAGLVAKKANELGLVRKPWVKSSFAPGSKVAKLYLEDAGLLPELEKLGFGIVAYACTTCNGMSGALDPEIQQEIIDRDVYTTAVLSGNRNFDGRIHPYAKQAFLASPPLVVAYALAGTMRFDIERDSLGNDKQGNPIYLNDLWPSDEEIDAVVGKHVKPEQFNQVYIQMFKLDEGERNSNPLYDWRPKSTYIRRPPYWEGALAGKRTLSAMRPLAVLGDNITTDHLSPSNAILASSAAGEYLASMDVPEEDFNSYATHRGDHLTAQRATFANPKLFNEMVKENGEVIQGSLARVEPEGKVTRMWEAIETYMNRKQPLIIVAGADYGQGSSRDWAAKGVRLAGVEAIVAEGFERIHRTNLVGMGVLPLQFKSDTNRKTLEFDGSELYDVIGDIKPGADLALVVTRANGEKFDVPVTCRLDTADEVSVYNAGGVLQRFAQDFLSQ; the protein is encoded by the coding sequence ATGAGCATGAATACCCTATACAGAAAATCGCTTCCGGGAAGCCATCTTGATTATTTTGATGCCCGAGAAGCCGTAAATACACTATCCCCAGGTGCCTACGAAAAACTCCCTTATACCTCACGTATCCTGGCTGAGCAGTTAGTGCGACGTTGTGACCCGAACACTTTAACTCAAAGCCTAGAGCAAATTATCGAGCGAAAACGCGACTTAGACTTTCCTTGGTATCCGGCTCGTGTGGTGTGTCATGACATTCTAGGTCAGACGGCGTTAGTTGACCTAGCAGGGCTTAGAGATGCGATTGCCCAACAAGGTGGCGACCCTGCCAAAGTCAATCCTGTTGTAGAAACCCAGCTGATTGTTGACCATTCTCTTGCTGTTGAACACGCGGGCTTTGACCCAGACGCCTTTGATAAAAATAGAGCAATTGAAGAGCGCAGAAATGAAGACCGTTTTCATTTTATCGAGTGGTGTAAAACTGCGTTTGAGAATGTCAGCGTTATTCCTGCTGGTAATGGCATCATGCACCAAATCAACTTGGAGAAAATGTCTCCTGTCGTTCAGGCGAAGCAAGGTATCGCTTACCCAGACACCTGTGTCGGTACGGATAGCCACACACCGCATGTCGATGCTCTTGGAGTGATTGCGATTGGTGTCGGAGGGCTTGAGGCGGAGACCGTCATGCTTGGTCGTCCTTCAATGATGAGACTACCTGACATCGTTGGTGTCAAGCTTACTGGCAAGCGCCAACCTGGAATTACAGCAACAGATATTGTCTTGGCGATTACTGAATTTTTGCGTAATGAACGAGTCGTTTCATCCTATCTTGAATTTTTTGGGGAAGGAGCAAAAGACCTAACCATTGGCGATCGCGCAACCATCTCTAACATGACGCCAGAGTACGGTGCTACGGCTGGGATGTTCTACATTGATGAGCAGACCATTAACTACTTAAAACTGACGGGTCGTGATGAGCAGCAAGTAGAGCTTGTTGAAAACTATGCCAAACGAACGGGTCTTTGGGCCGATGATCTTGAAACCGCTGAGTACGAGCGAGTATTAGAGTTCGATTTGTCCAAGGTTTCTCGAAATATGGCAGGGCCATCGAATCCTCATAGACGTTTGCCAACCTCAGAGCTTGCAGAGCGCGGTATTGCAAAAGAGATTGAGGCTGAGACTAGTGAGGGGCAATTACCCGATGGGGCAGTCATTATCGCGGCGATTACCTCATGTACCAATACAAGTAACCCGCGCAATGTGGTCGCGGCTGGCCTTGTTGCCAAGAAGGCCAATGAGCTTGGACTCGTTCGTAAACCTTGGGTGAAATCTTCTTTTGCTCCGGGTTCAAAGGTTGCCAAGCTATACCTCGAAGACGCAGGTCTTTTACCAGAACTAGAAAAGCTGGGCTTTGGAATTGTCGCTTACGCATGTACTACTTGTAATGGTATGAGTGGCGCGCTTGACCCAGAAATTCAGCAAGAGATCATCGACCGCGACGTTTATACAACGGCAGTGCTATCAGGTAACCGAAATTTTGATGGTCGAATTCACCCTTATGCTAAGCAAGCATTCTTGGCATCGCCGCCGCTGGTGGTTGCTTATGCACTTGCTGGAACCATGCGTTTTGACATTGAACGCGATTCGTTAGGTAACGATAAACAAGGTAATCCTATTTATCTCAATGACTTGTGGCCGAGTGATGAAGAGATCGATGCGGTTGTTGGTAAGCATGTTAAGCCCGAGCAGTTTAATCAGGTCTACATTCAGATGTTTAAACTCGATGAAGGTGAGCGCAATAGTAATCCTCTTTACGATTGGCGACCAAAAAGTACCTACATTCGCCGTCCACCATACTGGGAAGGGGCGCTAGCAGGTAAAAGAACGCTATCCGCGATGAGACCTTTGGCGGTACTAGGCGATAACATTACGACTGATCACTTGTCTCCATCTAACGCGATACTCGCGAGCAGTGCTGCGGGTGAATATCTCGCTTCTATGGATGTACCTGAAGAAGACTTTAACTCATACGCTACCCACCGTGGCGATCACCTGACCGCGCAGAGAGCGACGTTTGCAAACCCTAAACTGTTCAATGAAATGGTTAAAGAGAATGGTGAGGTGATACAAGGCTCACTTGCAAGGGTAGAGCCAGAGGGCAAAGTCACTCGAATGTGGGAAGCGATTGAAACCTACATGAATCGCAAGCAGCCGTTAATCATCGTTGCTGGTGCGGATTATGGTCAAGGCTCATCACGCGATTGGGCTGCGAAAGGGGTTCGCTTAGCTGGGGTTGAAGCGATTGTCGCCGAAGGATTTGAACGCATTCACAGAACTAACCTAGTCGGAATGGGTGTTTTGCCACTTCAATTTAAATCTGACACAAACCGCAAAACATTGGAGTTCGACGGTAGTGAGCTTTATGACGTGATTGGTGATATCAAGCCTGGCGCAGATCTAGCGCTGGTCGTCACGCGTGCTAATGGTGAAAAGTTCGATGTGCCTGTGACTTGTCGTTTGGACACCGCCGATGAGGTTAGTGTTTATAACGCTGGCGGCGTATTGCAACGCTTTGCCCAAGACTTTTTATCCCAATAG